A genomic region of Barnesiella viscericola DSM 18177 contains the following coding sequences:
- the hisS gene encoding histidine--tRNA ligase gives MMAKPSIPKGTRDFSVDEMAKRNYIFDTIKQVFALYGFRQIETPAMETLQTLMGKYGEEGDKLLFKVLNSGDFLSDVTEADLAERNLNRLAARLCEKGLRYDLTVPFARFVVMHRNELTFPFKRYQIQPVWRADRPQKGRYREFYQCDADVVGSDSLLNEVELIEMIDEVFSRLGIRVAIKLNNRKILSGIAEWIGAPEKIVDITVAIDKLDKIGLDKVNAELLEKGLPEEAVARLQPIIQLQGSNEEKLQVLRRELAGSETGVKGIDELKYILQKLSASPLRSTLEIDLTLARGLNYYTGAILEVKALDVQIGSITGGGRYDNLTGVFGLPGVSGVGISFGADRIFDVLNQLDLYPKESMQSTQVMFVNFGENESQACLGHLSRLRAADIRAEIYPEAAKMKKQMSYADSIGTQYVALVGETEMAAGKIALKNMTTGEQSSLTIDEVIALFV, from the coding sequence ATGATGGCAAAACCTTCCATACCCAAGGGTACGCGCGATTTCTCGGTCGACGAGATGGCCAAGCGCAATTACATATTCGACACGATCAAACAAGTTTTCGCCCTCTATGGGTTCCGGCAAATCGAGACTCCGGCCATGGAGACCTTGCAGACCCTCATGGGCAAGTATGGCGAAGAGGGTGACAAACTGCTGTTCAAGGTGCTCAATTCGGGCGATTTCCTGTCCGACGTGACCGAGGCCGACCTGGCTGAGAGGAATCTCAACCGGCTGGCTGCCCGCTTGTGCGAGAAGGGTCTGCGCTATGACCTCACGGTGCCCTTCGCCCGCTTTGTGGTGATGCACCGCAACGAACTCACCTTCCCCTTCAAGCGTTATCAGATACAGCCCGTGTGGCGGGCCGACCGTCCGCAGAAGGGGCGTTACCGCGAGTTCTACCAGTGCGATGCCGATGTGGTGGGTTCCGACTCGCTGCTGAACGAGGTGGAACTTATCGAGATGATCGACGAGGTGTTTTCCCGTCTGGGCATACGGGTAGCCATCAAACTGAACAACCGCAAGATACTGAGCGGTATTGCCGAGTGGATAGGGGCTCCCGAGAAAATTGTCGACATTACCGTCGCCATCGACAAGCTCGACAAGATAGGTCTCGACAAGGTGAATGCCGAGTTGCTCGAGAAGGGACTGCCCGAGGAGGCTGTGGCCCGTTTGCAGCCCATCATTCAGTTGCAGGGCAGCAACGAGGAGAAGTTGCAGGTGTTGCGTCGCGAACTGGCCGGTTCGGAGACGGGTGTCAAAGGCATCGACGAGTTGAAGTATATTTTGCAGAAGCTCTCGGCCTCGCCCTTGCGCTCGACGCTCGAAATCGATTTGACTCTGGCCCGTGGCCTCAACTACTATACCGGCGCCATACTCGAAGTCAAGGCGCTCGACGTGCAGATAGGCAGCATCACGGGTGGCGGCCGTTACGACAACCTCACGGGCGTGTTCGGTCTGCCGGGTGTGTCGGGGGTAGGTATCTCGTTCGGAGCCGACCGCATCTTCGACGTGCTCAATCAGCTCGACCTCTATCCCAAGGAGTCGATGCAGTCGACCCAGGTGATGTTTGTCAACTTTGGCGAGAACGAGAGTCAGGCTTGTCTGGGACATCTGTCGCGGTTGCGGGCTGCCGATATACGGGCCGAAATCTATCCCGAGGCTGCCAAGATGAAGAAGCAGATGAGCTATGCCGACTCCATCGGGACCCAATATGTGGCTCTGGTAGGCGAGACCGAGATGGCTGCCGGCAAGATTGCACTGAAAAATATGACGACCGGCGAGCAGTCGTCGCTCACCATCGACGAGGTGATAGCCCTTTTCGTTTGA